From a single Hymenobacter sp. YIM 151500-1 genomic region:
- the accC gene encoding acetyl-CoA carboxylase biotin carboxylase subunit, translating to MKKITKLLVANRGEIALRVLRSAKEMGLHTVAIYSEADRNALHVRYADEAVCVGPPASKDSYLRGDKILEVCRQLGVDAIHPGYGFLSENAEFARMVQEAGLIFVGPSPEAMNIMGDKLSAKQAVKAYNIPLVPGTDEAIQDVEEAKRIAAGVGFPVLIKASAGGGGKGMRLVHSEAEFEEQMQLAVSEATSAFGDGAVFIEKFVTGPRHIEIQVLGDEHGNIVHLFERECSIQRRHQKVIEEAPSSVLTPELRAEMGRCAVDVARACNYTGAGTVEFLLDDQRNFYFLEMNTRLQVEHPVTEQITGLDLVKEQIRVAEGHPLPFRQEDLTIQGHALELRVYAEDPQNNFLPDIGTLTTYVRPQGPGVRVDDGFEQGMDIPIYYDPMIAKLVTFGATRQEAIERMLRAIDEYQITGIETTLGFGRYVLQHPAFVSGNFDTNFIKDHFTPEALRPAAPDDSTAKLAAVLTAMLLTEKKPSSTAASADAPAATGSAWKRNRLGVR from the coding sequence ATGAAGAAAATTACCAAGCTGCTGGTCGCCAACCGGGGCGAAATTGCCTTGCGCGTGCTGCGCTCGGCCAAGGAAATGGGCCTGCACACCGTGGCCATCTACTCAGAAGCCGACCGCAACGCCCTGCACGTGCGCTACGCCGACGAGGCCGTGTGCGTGGGCCCGCCCGCCTCGAAAGACAGCTACCTGCGCGGCGACAAAATCCTGGAGGTGTGCCGGCAGCTCGGCGTCGATGCCATCCATCCCGGCTACGGCTTCCTGTCAGAAAACGCCGAGTTTGCCCGCATGGTGCAGGAGGCGGGGCTGATTTTCGTGGGTCCTTCGCCGGAGGCCATGAACATCATGGGCGACAAGCTGTCGGCCAAGCAGGCCGTGAAAGCCTACAACATCCCGCTGGTGCCCGGCACCGACGAGGCCATCCAGGATGTGGAAGAAGCCAAGCGCATTGCGGCGGGCGTGGGCTTTCCGGTGCTCATCAAGGCCTCGGCCGGGGGCGGCGGCAAGGGTATGCGCCTGGTACACTCCGAAGCTGAGTTCGAGGAGCAGATGCAGCTGGCCGTGTCGGAGGCCACGTCGGCGTTTGGCGATGGGGCGGTATTTATTGAGAAGTTCGTGACCGGGCCGCGCCACATCGAGATTCAGGTGCTCGGCGACGAGCACGGCAACATTGTGCACTTGTTTGAGCGGGAATGCTCCATCCAGCGCCGCCACCAGAAGGTGATTGAAGAGGCCCCCTCGTCGGTGCTGACGCCGGAGCTGCGCGCCGAAATGGGCCGCTGCGCCGTGGACGTGGCCCGCGCCTGCAACTACACCGGAGCCGGCACCGTGGAGTTTCTGCTGGACGACCAGCGCAACTTCTACTTCCTGGAAATGAACACCCGCCTCCAGGTGGAGCACCCCGTCACGGAGCAGATTACGGGCCTCGATCTGGTGAAAGAGCAAATCCGCGTAGCTGAGGGCCACCCCCTGCCCTTCCGCCAGGAAGACCTTACGATTCAGGGCCACGCCCTGGAGCTGCGCGTGTACGCCGAAGACCCGCAAAACAACTTCCTGCCCGACATCGGCACGCTGACTACTTACGTGCGCCCCCAGGGCCCCGGCGTGCGGGTGGACGACGGTTTCGAGCAGGGCATGGACATCCCGATTTACTATGACCCCATGATTGCCAAGCTCGTCACCTTCGGGGCCACCCGCCAGGAGGCCATCGAGCGGATGCTGCGCGCCATCGACGAGTACCAGATTACCGGCATCGAAACCACCCTGGGCTTCGGCCGCTACGTGCTGCAACACCCCGCTTTCGTGAGCGGCAACTTCGACACCAACTTCATCAAGGACCACTTCACCCCCGAAGCCCTCCGCCCCGCCGCCCCCGACGACTCCACCGCCAAGCTCGCCGCCGTGCTCACCGCCATGCTCCTCACGGAGAAGAAGCCCAGTTCTACTGCCGCTTCGGCAGATGCGCCGGCCGCTACGGGCTCGGCGTGGAAGCGGAATCGGTTGGGGGTGCGGTAG
- a CDS encoding STAND family AAA ATPase, with the protein MKLLLIQLSDIHIKGAQDKVLARRTKIAEAVRNMTFELDMCIVAVTGDIAYAGSETQYAESLELFEHIRHVLQKDLGTAVPVHMVAIPGNHDCDFGNPGLARESIIKSMRVNNIIDDSIIDICTNVQNNFFELFKIYFSRNVHFFNKLYWEYKFDAKGQELLFRCYNTAWNSELREKPGEMYYPVSYIPNQSIGSEFVISMFHHPYNWLSPDNGREFRKKIEEVSDLIITGHEHDMTQRVSSSGRHQHNTYVEGGALQDSYNNTTSEFNCILIDTHKKRNAIIPFRWSEGLYHGNTQSLVWSDYRPNRIRSKNEFALSESMTKWLSDLGLQVRHPNKGLLRRNDIFVYPDLRDDNYRKKSVRYIKGEEILDKIVDFNRIIISGTDDAGKTTLAKQYFEEFYHKGIIPLYLNGGSGKTIAGDERGIAFILSEFTEQYTGMSAEEYRQLDKDKRIIIIDNFDKIKFKKGGRSVKSVVELMTGFAQYVILFSNDLALHASEMASEGFAFITEGEKTFQQYRIQPFGHYRRELLVKKWIGFDDTLEENSGEFIRKVEEIKKLLDTIIGNNYIPPYPVVLLPLLLAQQHNEKVNTNASTYGYFYELLIIKSLTERVNVVSSDVKNGYLTFLAKFMFEQELRGLTERQLREFHSRYEDEYFISVNYSSIIEVLIQTHLIEVRGDFYAFKYPYIFYYFIASSLRDRLSDDGAKADVTRLASTLHEEESANILLFLTHLTKDRFIIDQMIIAAKGVFSSVKSENMLSEVNVFSDLNTFIEASYEDRDVTESRDAKNKRLDEIEMQYSQKDRNIEEVEAIEELSYKEDDGKTIAITKEQEEYMKNIGVAMKTLQILGQLLKNYVGTMDGPTKTILVNECKGIGFRTLASLMNSLESNKEFFLETMSTIFRNESPNLTQRDATERAIASLFSVVHMNTYAIVKRISNAIGSPQLTQVYEKMIEVDSSPATQLVYSSLNFDHSNTFPVNVLTKAYDKVKNNTLALEVLKSLTFNQFYLFNTPFAVKQQACAVLKVKYINSSSVNPAHKMIKGGAKKVSS; encoded by the coding sequence ATGAAACTTCTCCTCATCCAACTCAGCGACATTCACATAAAGGGAGCACAAGATAAAGTTCTTGCAAGAAGGACCAAGATTGCGGAAGCAGTCCGGAATATGACTTTTGAATTGGATATGTGTATTGTTGCTGTCACAGGTGATATAGCATATGCTGGCAGTGAAACGCAATACGCAGAGTCGCTAGAACTTTTTGAGCATATACGCCACGTACTTCAGAAAGACTTAGGTACTGCCGTCCCTGTTCATATGGTCGCGATACCAGGAAATCATGATTGTGATTTTGGTAACCCTGGTTTAGCTCGTGAGAGTATAATTAAGTCTATGCGCGTAAACAATATTATTGATGATTCGATAATTGATATTTGCACAAATGTGCAAAATAACTTTTTCGAGCTATTTAAAATTTATTTCTCAAGAAATGTTCATTTTTTTAATAAACTATATTGGGAATATAAATTCGACGCAAAAGGCCAGGAACTACTTTTTAGATGTTATAATACTGCTTGGAACTCTGAGCTTCGAGAAAAGCCAGGCGAGATGTACTATCCAGTGAGCTATATTCCAAATCAAAGTATTGGTTCGGAATTCGTAATTTCTATGTTTCACCATCCGTACAACTGGCTTTCACCGGATAATGGACGAGAGTTCAGGAAGAAGATAGAAGAGGTGTCTGACCTTATTATAACTGGACATGAACATGATATGACTCAGCGAGTTTCATCTTCCGGTAGGCACCAGCACAATACATATGTTGAAGGAGGAGCATTGCAGGATTCTTACAATAATACGACTAGCGAGTTTAATTGTATTCTGATAGACACACATAAGAAGCGTAATGCTATTATTCCATTCAGATGGAGTGAAGGACTTTATCATGGCAATACACAAAGCTTGGTGTGGTCAGACTATAGACCTAATCGTATACGAAGTAAAAATGAGTTTGCGTTAAGCGAATCTATGACCAAATGGTTGTCTGACCTTGGATTACAGGTTAGGCATCCCAATAAGGGTTTGCTCAGACGTAATGATATATTTGTATACCCTGATTTGCGCGATGATAATTATCGAAAAAAATCTGTACGCTATATTAAAGGAGAAGAAATATTGGATAAAATTGTCGATTTTAATAGAATTATTATATCAGGAACGGATGATGCTGGTAAAACAACTTTAGCCAAGCAATATTTTGAGGAGTTTTATCACAAAGGAATAATACCACTGTACCTAAATGGTGGAAGTGGTAAAACTATAGCAGGCGATGAGCGAGGTATTGCTTTTATATTATCGGAATTTACCGAGCAATATACTGGTATGAGCGCCGAGGAATATCGGCAATTAGATAAGGATAAAAGGATAATTATAATCGATAATTTCGATAAGATAAAATTCAAAAAGGGAGGTAGGTCCGTCAAAAGTGTTGTTGAGCTAATGACTGGATTTGCGCAGTATGTAATACTGTTTTCGAATGACTTAGCATTGCATGCGTCCGAGATGGCAAGTGAAGGTTTTGCATTCATAACTGAAGGAGAAAAAACTTTTCAACAATATAGAATACAGCCATTTGGTCACTATCGTCGAGAATTATTGGTGAAAAAATGGATTGGCTTTGATGATACATTGGAGGAAAATAGTGGAGAGTTTATTCGAAAAGTTGAAGAAATCAAAAAGTTGCTTGATACGATAATTGGAAACAACTATATACCCCCTTATCCAGTAGTGCTTTTACCACTGTTACTTGCGCAGCAGCATAATGAGAAAGTAAATACAAATGCTAGTACATACGGGTACTTTTATGAGCTGCTTATTATTAAGTCTTTAACAGAAAGAGTAAATGTTGTATCCTCTGATGTTAAAAATGGCTATTTAACATTTCTCGCCAAGTTTATGTTTGAGCAAGAATTGCGTGGATTGACAGAGCGACAATTACGTGAATTCCACTCAAGATACGAAGATGAATATTTTATATCTGTTAATTATTCGTCAATAATTGAAGTGTTAATCCAAACTCACCTTATTGAAGTTAGGGGTGATTTTTATGCATTTAAGTACCCATACATATTTTATTATTTCATTGCATCAAGCCTGCGTGATAGACTTTCTGACGATGGTGCGAAAGCTGATGTTACACGGCTAGCGTCTACGTTGCATGAGGAGGAAAGTGCCAATATACTTCTGTTTTTGACTCACTTGACAAAAGATAGATTTATAATCGACCAGATGATAATTGCAGCTAAAGGTGTATTTTCATCTGTCAAAAGTGAAAACATGCTATCGGAGGTTAACGTATTTTCTGATTTGAATACATTTATTGAGGCGAGTTATGAAGATAGAGATGTAACAGAATCAAGAGATGCTAAGAATAAGAGATTAGATGAAATTGAAATGCAGTACAGTCAAAAAGATAGAAATATTGAAGAAGTTGAGGCGATAGAGGAATTGTCCTACAAGGAAGATGATGGAAAAACTATAGCTATAACAAAAGAACAGGAAGAGTATATGAAAAATATAGGTGTAGCAATGAAAACGTTACAAATACTAGGACAATTATTGAAGAACTATGTTGGTACAATGGATGGTCCGACTAAAACCATACTTGTGAATGAATGCAAAGGTATTGGCTTTAGAACACTGGCTTCTCTGATGAACTCATTGGAATCAAATAAAGAGTTTTTTCTGGAAACTATGTCTACGATTTTTCGAAATGAAAGTCCTAATCTAACTCAACGCGATGCTACAGAAAGGGCAATTGCATCTTTATTCAGTGTGGTTCATATGAACACATATGCTATTGTGAAACGAATTTCGAATGCAATAGGCTCACCGCAATTAACTCAAGTTTATGAAAAAATGATCGAGGTAGATTCATCTCCCGCAACTCAGCTAGTATACTCTTCGCTGAATTTTGACCATTCTAATACATTTCCAGTTAATGTGTTGACTAAAGCTTATGATAAAGTAAAAAATAATACACTTGCGCTTGAAGTGCTGAAAAGCTTAACATTTAATCAGTTTTATCTTTTTAACACGCCTTTTGCAGTTAAACAACAAGCATGTGCAGTTCTTAAAGTGAAGTATATTAATTCATCGAGCGTCAATCCAGCGCACAAGATGATTAAAGGTGGGGCAAAAAAAGTGTCTAGTTAG